In one window of Polaromonas naphthalenivorans CJ2 DNA:
- a CDS encoding LysR family transcriptional regulator — MPSDQLAPLVADLHLLTVLAATRSFTETARRLGVSKASASMRISELERSAGVLLVRRTTRSVGLTEAGQQLVNDMQPAFRRISESYSAACDLAGTPRGLIRLTAPVALGRQHLAPCMAAFLQQFPDIHIELELTDRFINLANEGFDLAIRHTNAPPETHVAWVLCETRSQLVASPQYLARRGTPAHPSELTAHDCLLYLRDSHAGSWTFARPAGLPGKRKPGDGAVERVGVHVAGSLKANNSEVLREALLAGLGIGLLPDFSMPPAPDGNGPAPLVQVLPDWQVQGFFGERIYALRPWSAQVPKAVQCLVEHLRQSFSHGFPAGLKKLSAQ; from the coding sequence ATGCCTTCTGACCAGCTGGCCCCGCTCGTGGCCGACCTTCACCTGCTGACCGTGCTTGCCGCGACCCGTAGCTTCACCGAAACCGCCCGCCGGCTGGGTGTTTCCAAGGCATCGGCCAGCATGCGCATCAGCGAGCTGGAGCGCAGCGCCGGGGTTTTGCTGGTGCGCCGCACGACGCGCTCGGTCGGACTGACGGAGGCCGGGCAGCAGTTGGTCAATGACATGCAGCCGGCGTTCCGGCGCATCAGCGAAAGCTACAGTGCGGCCTGCGACCTGGCGGGCACGCCGCGCGGGCTGATCCGGCTGACGGCGCCGGTCGCGCTGGGGCGCCAGCATCTGGCGCCGTGCATGGCCGCGTTCTTGCAGCAATTCCCCGACATTCACATCGAGCTGGAGCTGACCGACCGCTTCATCAACCTGGCCAACGAGGGTTTTGACCTGGCCATCCGGCACACCAACGCGCCGCCCGAAACCCATGTGGCCTGGGTGCTGTGCGAAACCCGTTCGCAGCTGGTGGCCAGCCCGCAGTACCTGGCGCGGCGCGGCACGCCTGCGCATCCGTCCGAGCTGACCGCGCACGACTGCCTGCTCTACCTGCGCGACAGCCACGCCGGCAGCTGGACCTTTGCGCGTCCGGCCGGGCTGCCCGGCAAGCGCAAACCGGGCGATGGCGCCGTCGAGCGCGTGGGCGTGCATGTCGCCGGCTCGCTCAAGGCCAACAACAGCGAGGTGCTGCGCGAGGCCCTGCTGGCCGGCCTGGGCATCGGCCTGCTGCCTGATTTCAGCATGCCGCCTGCACCTGATGGCAACGGACCTGCGCCGCTGGTCCAGGTCTTGCCCGACTGGCAGGTCCAGGGTTTTTTCGGCGAGCGCATTTATGCCCTGCGGCCGTGGTCGGCGCAGGTGCCCAAGGCGGTCCAGTGCCTGGTCGAGCATTTGCGCCAGAGTTTTTCCCACGGTTTTCCGGCTGGGCTGAAAAAGCTGTCGGCGCAATAA
- a CDS encoding NAD(P) transhydrogenase subunit alpha yields the protein MDPVSHTIINLIIFVLAIYVGYHVVWTVTPALHTPLMAVTNAISAIVIVGAMLAAALTETTLGRTMGVLAVALAAVNVFGGFLVTRRMLEMFRKKEKKAPAVAALDAGAAK from the coding sequence ATGGATCCCGTTTCTCACACCATCATCAACCTCATCATCTTCGTGCTGGCCATCTACGTGGGTTACCACGTCGTCTGGACCGTCACGCCCGCGCTGCACACGCCCTTGATGGCCGTGACCAATGCCATTTCGGCCATCGTCATCGTCGGCGCCATGCTGGCGGCTGCGCTGACCGAAACCACGCTGGGCCGCACCATGGGCGTGCTGGCCGTGGCGCTGGCCGCCGTGAACGTCTTTGGCGGCTTCCTGGTCACGCGCCGGATGCTCGAGATGTTCCGCAAGAAGGAAAAAAAGGCGCCTGCCGTGGCCGCGCTTGACGCAGGAGCCGCCAAATGA
- a CDS encoding Re/Si-specific NAD(P)(+) transhydrogenase subunit alpha codes for MLIGIPAEITAGETRVAITPETAKKLKAQGHTIRIQSGAGVAASVPDDAYRAVGAEITDAAGAYACDIVLKVRCPLDSEMALAKPGSVVVGMLNPFDAAGLQRLAAAQLTSFSLEAAPRTSRAQSMDVLSSQANIAGYKAVMMAADQYQRFFPMLMTAAGTVKAARVVILGVGVAGLQAIATAKRLGAVIEASDVRPSVKEQVESLGGKFIDVPYETDEEREAAVGVGGYAKPMPPSWMARQKIEVAKRVAQADVVITTALIPGRAAPVLVTEEMVKAMKPGSVIVDLAASQGGNCPLTEADKTVVKHGVTLMGQTNIAALVAADASALYARNLLDFLKLIITKEGALKIDLEDDIVAACLMTQGGEVKRK; via the coding sequence ATGCTGATTGGGATACCCGCCGAAATCACGGCCGGCGAGACACGCGTCGCCATCACGCCCGAGACGGCCAAGAAGCTCAAGGCCCAGGGCCATACGATCCGCATCCAGTCGGGCGCCGGCGTGGCCGCCAGCGTGCCCGATGACGCCTACCGCGCCGTGGGCGCCGAGATCACCGATGCGGCGGGCGCCTACGCCTGCGACATCGTGCTCAAGGTGCGCTGCCCGCTGGACAGTGAAATGGCGCTTGCCAAGCCGGGCAGCGTCGTGGTCGGCATGCTCAATCCGTTTGACGCCGCCGGGCTGCAGCGCCTGGCCGCCGCGCAGCTGACTTCGTTTTCGCTCGAAGCGGCGCCGCGCACCAGCCGCGCGCAGAGCATGGACGTGCTGTCCTCGCAGGCCAACATCGCCGGCTACAAGGCCGTGATGATGGCGGCCGACCAGTACCAGCGCTTCTTTCCGATGCTGATGACCGCCGCCGGCACCGTCAAGGCCGCTCGCGTGGTCATTTTGGGCGTGGGCGTGGCCGGCCTGCAGGCGATTGCCACGGCCAAGCGCCTGGGCGCGGTGATCGAGGCGAGCGACGTGCGCCCGAGCGTGAAAGAGCAGGTCGAGTCGCTGGGCGGCAAGTTCATCGACGTGCCTTACGAGACCGACGAAGAGCGCGAAGCTGCGGTCGGCGTGGGCGGCTACGCCAAGCCCATGCCGCCGAGCTGGATGGCGCGGCAAAAGATCGAGGTCGCCAAGCGCGTGGCGCAGGCCGACGTGGTGATCACCACCGCCCTGATTCCGGGCCGCGCGGCGCCCGTGCTGGTGACCGAGGAGATGGTCAAGGCCATGAAGCCGGGCAGCGTGATCGTCGATCTGGCCGCTTCGCAAGGCGGCAACTGCCCGCTGACCGAGGCGGACAAGACCGTGGTCAAGCACGGCGTGACGCTGATGGGCCAGACCAACATTGCGGCGCTGGTGGCGGCCGATGCGAGTGCGTTGTATGCGCGCAATCTGCTCGACTTCCTCAAGCTCATCATCACCAAGGAAGGTGCGCTGAAAATTGATCTGGAAGACGACATCGTGGCCGCCTGCCTGATGACGCAAGGCGGCGAAGTCAAGCGCAAATAA
- a CDS encoding CoA-acylating methylmalonate-semialdehyde dehydrogenase, with product MFSSPAEIAPQITIGHYLNGSAVTPAAGRSQEVFNPATGAVSGHVALGSAADVDVAVASAQAAFPAWSDIPPIRRARVMFKFLELLNQNKDKLAHLITAEHGKVFTDAQGEVSRGIDIVEFACGIPQLLKGDFTDQVSTGIDNWTLRQPLGVVAGITPFNFPVMVPMWMFPVAIAAGNCFVLKPSPIDPSASLFMADLLKQAGLPDGVFNVVQGDKEAVDALLVHPDVKAVSFVGSTPIANYIYETGARHGKRVQALGGAKNHMVVMPDADLEQAVDALIGAGYGSAGERCMAISVAVLVGDVAEKLIPMLKARAETLVIKNGVNLDAEMGPIVTGIAHQRITGYIDLGVEEGAELLVDGRTFTGAQAGEGCAQGFWMGGTLFDHVTPDMRIYKEEIFGPVLGCVRVNDLAEAVELINAHEFGNGVSCFTRDGHVAREFSRRIQVGMVGINVPIPVPMAWHGFGGWKKSLFGDMHAYGEEGVRFYTKQKSIMQRWPESIGKGAEFVMPTAK from the coding sequence ATGTTTTCATCGCCCGCCGAAATCGCTCCCCAGATCACCATTGGCCACTACCTGAACGGCAGCGCTGTCACGCCGGCCGCCGGGCGCAGCCAGGAGGTGTTCAATCCGGCCACCGGCGCGGTCTCTGGCCATGTGGCGCTGGGCAGCGCAGCCGATGTGGATGTCGCCGTTGCCAGCGCGCAGGCCGCCTTTCCGGCCTGGTCCGACATCCCGCCGATTCGCCGTGCCCGCGTCATGTTCAAGTTCCTGGAACTGCTCAACCAGAACAAGGACAAGCTCGCCCACCTGATCACCGCCGAGCACGGCAAGGTGTTCACCGACGCGCAGGGCGAAGTCTCGCGTGGCATCGACATCGTCGAATTCGCCTGCGGCATTCCGCAACTGCTCAAGGGCGATTTCACCGACCAGGTGTCAACCGGCATCGACAACTGGACGCTGCGCCAGCCGCTGGGCGTCGTGGCCGGCATCACGCCGTTCAACTTTCCGGTCATGGTGCCGATGTGGATGTTCCCGGTGGCGATTGCTGCGGGCAACTGCTTTGTCCTCAAGCCCAGCCCGATTGACCCGAGCGCCAGCCTCTTCATGGCTGACTTGCTCAAACAGGCCGGTTTGCCCGACGGCGTGTTCAACGTCGTGCAGGGCGACAAAGAAGCGGTCGATGCGCTGCTGGTGCATCCCGATGTCAAGGCCGTGTCCTTCGTCGGCTCGACACCGATTGCCAACTACATCTATGAAACCGGCGCCCGCCACGGCAAGCGCGTGCAGGCGCTGGGCGGCGCCAAGAACCACATGGTGGTCATGCCCGACGCCGACCTGGAGCAGGCGGTCGATGCGCTGATCGGCGCGGGCTACGGCTCGGCCGGCGAGCGCTGCATGGCGATTTCGGTGGCGGTGCTGGTCGGCGACGTGGCCGAAAAGCTCATTCCGATGCTCAAGGCCCGGGCCGAAACGCTGGTGATCAAGAACGGCGTGAACCTGGATGCGGAAATGGGTCCGATCGTCACCGGCATTGCGCACCAGCGCATCACCGGCTACATCGACCTGGGCGTTGAAGAGGGCGCCGAGCTGCTGGTCGATGGCCGCACCTTCACTGGCGCGCAAGCGGGCGAGGGCTGCGCGCAGGGTTTCTGGATGGGTGGCACGCTGTTTGACCATGTCACGCCCGACATGCGCATCTACAAGGAAGAAATCTTCGGCCCGGTGCTGGGCTGCGTGCGGGTGAACGATTTGGCCGAAGCGGTCGAGTTGATCAACGCCCACGAGTTTGGCAACGGCGTGAGCTGCTTCACCCGCGACGGCCATGTGGCACGCGAATTCAGCCGCCGCATCCAGGTCGGCATGGTCGGCATCAATGTGCCGATTCCGGTGCCCATGGCCTGGCACGGCTTTGGCGGCTGGAAGAAGAGCCTGTTCGGCGACATGCACGCCTACGGCGAGGAAGGCGTGCGCTTCTACACGAAGCAAAAATCCATCATGCAGCGCTGGCCAGAAAGCATTGGCAAAGGCGCCGAGTTCGTGATGCCGACAGCGAAATAA
- a CDS encoding LysR family transcriptional regulator yields MARINFDLQQLQGFVAVAERGSFRAAAEHINLSAPALSRRIDKLETILGARLFNRTTREVELTPLGRVFLERARTALDDLESAMLGIADIATHRGGRVTVACVPSAALYFLPSVISSFSRNYPGIRVRVVDESMNQVLQSVLSGDADFGIGFMNTLTPEIAFESIHDDPFVLAMPRTHPLAKRKTVNWADVEKESLIAVARSSGNRQLLDDSLTKAGLNPSFAFEVSHVATLLGMVEAGLGLAAVPRMALSTTHATLVGLPLRQPQTVRRVGLLRRHGVKLRPAAEMFHQHLRTALKTRKPAAGDPA; encoded by the coding sequence ATGGCACGCATTAATTTTGATTTGCAGCAACTGCAGGGTTTTGTGGCCGTGGCCGAGCGCGGCAGCTTTCGCGCGGCGGCCGAGCACATCAACCTGTCGGCCCCGGCGCTGAGCCGGCGCATCGACAAACTGGAAACCATCCTGGGCGCGCGCCTGTTCAACCGCACCACGCGCGAGGTTGAACTCACGCCGCTGGGCCGGGTGTTCCTGGAGCGCGCGCGCACCGCGCTGGACGACCTGGAGTCGGCCATGCTGGGCATTGCCGACATCGCCACCCACCGGGGCGGGCGCGTGACGGTGGCCTGCGTGCCGTCGGCCGCCCTGTACTTTTTACCGAGTGTGATCAGCAGCTTTTCCCGGAACTACCCCGGCATCCGCGTGCGGGTGGTCGATGAGTCGATGAACCAGGTGCTGCAAAGCGTGCTGTCGGGCGATGCTGACTTTGGCATCGGCTTCATGAACACCCTGACGCCCGAGATTGCCTTCGAGTCCATCCACGATGATCCGTTTGTGCTGGCCATGCCGCGCACACACCCGCTCGCCAAACGCAAGACGGTGAACTGGGCGGATGTGGAGAAGGAAAGCCTGATTGCCGTGGCGCGAAGCAGCGGCAACCGCCAGCTGCTGGACGATTCGCTGACCAAGGCCGGCCTGAACCCGAGCTTTGCGTTCGAAGTGAGCCACGTCGCAACGCTGCTGGGCATGGTGGAGGCGGGCCTGGGCCTGGCGGCCGTGCCGCGCATGGCGCTGTCCACCACGCACGCCACGCTGGTGGGCCTGCCCCTGCGCCAGCCGCAAACCGTGCGCAGGGTGGGTCTCTTGAGGCGCCATGGCGTCAAGCTCCGGCCGGCGGCCGAGATGTTTCACCAGCATCTGCGCACGGCATTGAAGACCCGCAAGCCCGCCGCTGGCGACCCGGCCTGA
- a CDS encoding NAD(P)(+) transhydrogenase (Re/Si-specific) subunit beta encodes MSMNIVTLLYLVASVFFIQALKGLSHPTTSLRGNLFGMVGMGIAILTTGALIVETAGSNAGGMVYVLGALLVGGAAGTMMAKRVEMTKMPELVAFMHSMIGLAAVFIAVAAVAEPYAFGIVAKGEEIPAGNRLELFLGAAIGAITFSGSVIAFGKLSGKYKFRLFQGAPVSFPGQHKLNLVLGLLTLGLGVAFMLTGSWTAFFAMLALSFVMGVLIIIPIGGADMPVVVSMLNSYSGWAAAGIGFSLNNSMLIIAGSLVGSSGAILSYIMCKAMNRSFFNVIGGGFGGEATTAASGAKEQRPVKSGSADDAAFILGNAETVIIVPGYGLAVARAQHSVKELAQKLTEKGITVKYAIHPVAGRMPGHMNVLLAEAEVPYDQVFEMEDINAEFGQADVAIILGANDVVNPAAHVKGSAIYGMPILEAYKAKTVIVNKRSMAAGYAGLDNELFYMDKTMMVFGDAKKIIEDMGKAIE; translated from the coding sequence ATGAGCATGAACATCGTCACGCTGCTGTACCTGGTGGCTTCCGTCTTCTTCATCCAGGCGCTCAAGGGCCTGTCGCACCCGACCACCTCGCTGCGCGGCAACCTGTTCGGCATGGTCGGCATGGGTATTGCCATCCTGACCACCGGCGCGCTGATTGTCGAGACCGCCGGCAGCAATGCCGGCGGCATGGTGTACGTGTTGGGGGCGCTGCTCGTCGGCGGCGCTGCCGGCACGATGATGGCCAAGCGCGTCGAGATGACCAAGATGCCCGAGCTGGTCGCTTTCATGCACAGCATGATCGGCCTGGCGGCGGTGTTTATCGCCGTCGCTGCCGTGGCCGAGCCTTACGCCTTCGGCATCGTCGCCAAGGGCGAGGAGATTCCGGCGGGCAATCGGCTGGAGCTGTTCCTCGGTGCGGCGATTGGCGCCATCACCTTCAGCGGCTCGGTGATTGCGTTTGGCAAGCTCTCGGGCAAGTACAAGTTCCGGCTGTTCCAGGGCGCGCCGGTGTCGTTTCCCGGCCAGCACAAGCTCAACCTGGTGCTGGGCCTGCTGACGCTGGGGCTGGGCGTGGCCTTCATGCTGACGGGCAGCTGGACGGCATTTTTCGCCATGCTCGCGCTGTCCTTCGTGATGGGCGTGCTGATCATCATCCCGATTGGCGGCGCCGACATGCCGGTGGTGGTGTCCATGCTCAACAGCTACTCGGGCTGGGCGGCGGCGGGCATCGGCTTTTCGCTGAACAACTCCATGCTGATCATTGCCGGTTCGCTGGTGGGCTCGTCGGGCGCGATCCTGAGCTACATCATGTGCAAGGCGATGAACCGCTCGTTCTTCAACGTGATCGGGGGCGGCTTCGGCGGCGAGGCGACCACGGCAGCCTCTGGCGCCAAGGAACAGCGTCCGGTCAAGTCCGGCTCGGCCGATGATGCCGCCTTCATTCTGGGCAATGCCGAAACCGTGATCATCGTGCCGGGCTACGGCCTGGCCGTCGCTAGAGCCCAGCACTCGGTCAAGGAACTGGCGCAAAAGCTCACCGAGAAGGGTATCACCGTCAAGTACGCGATTCACCCGGTGGCAGGGCGCATGCCCGGTCACATGAACGTGCTGCTGGCCGAGGCCGAAGTGCCTTACGACCAGGTGTTCGAGATGGAGGACATCAATGCCGAATTCGGTCAGGCCGATGTGGCCATCATCCTGGGTGCCAACGACGTGGTGAACCCGGCCGCGCATGTCAAGGGCAGCGCGATTTACGGCATGCCGATCCTGGAGGCCTACAAGGCCAAGACCGTCATCGTCAACAAGCGCTCGATGGCCGCAGGCTACGCCGGGCTGGACAACGAATTGTTCTACATGGACAAGACCATGATGGTCTTCGGCGATGCCAAGAAGATCATCGAGGACATGGGCAAGGCCATCGAGTAA
- a CDS encoding Bug family tripartite tricarboxylate transporter substrate binding protein: protein MPHSLTAPHFSLKPSTHSRVVKPWLAGLSMALLSAASGQALAQDWPTKNITIVVPTAAGGANDAMARIIGQGLSARLGKGVIVENKAGANGAIASEYVARAAPDGYTIMFGYIATHGINPALQKLKYDPVTDFEPIGMVAASPTVLVVNNAVAAKNVKELVQVIKAKPGTFNYASAGNGTAPHIAGELFKLSAGVDVLSVPYKGSAPAVVDTIAGNTQLMFPSLFTAYPHVKEGRLRALGIAGEKRSLLLPDVPTLAEQGVANVNMSQWYAMFAPARTPKAVVERINREMNSVLADKAVQKKIQDQGAEVETGTPEQLKTLVQKEAVRWKSVIAAAKIKAE from the coding sequence ATGCCGCATTCACTCACCGCCCCGCACTTTTCATTGAAGCCTTCCACTCACTCCAGGGTCGTCAAGCCCTGGCTGGCCGGGCTTTCCATGGCGCTTCTGAGCGCCGCTTCCGGCCAGGCGCTGGCGCAGGACTGGCCCACCAAAAACATCACCATCGTGGTGCCCACGGCCGCCGGCGGCGCCAATGACGCCATGGCGCGCATCATTGGACAGGGCCTGAGCGCACGCCTCGGGAAAGGGGTCATTGTTGAAAACAAGGCTGGTGCCAACGGCGCGATTGCCAGCGAGTATGTGGCCCGCGCGGCGCCCGACGGCTACACCATCATGTTCGGCTACATCGCCACCCACGGCATCAACCCGGCGCTGCAAAAGCTCAAATACGACCCGGTCACCGATTTCGAGCCCATCGGCATGGTGGCGGCCTCGCCGACCGTGCTGGTCGTGAACAACGCCGTAGCCGCCAAAAACGTCAAGGAACTGGTGCAAGTGATCAAGGCCAAGCCCGGCACCTTCAATTACGCCTCTGCCGGCAACGGCACCGCACCGCACATCGCTGGCGAACTGTTCAAATTATCTGCCGGCGTGGATGTGCTGAGCGTTCCCTACAAAGGCTCGGCCCCGGCCGTGGTGGACACCATTGCCGGCAACACGCAGTTGATGTTCCCCAGCCTGTTCACCGCCTACCCCCATGTCAAGGAAGGCCGGCTCAGGGCGCTGGGCATTGCCGGCGAGAAACGCTCGCTCCTGTTGCCCGATGTTCCCACGCTGGCCGAGCAGGGCGTTGCCAACGTCAACATGTCGCAGTGGTACGCCATGTTCGCGCCCGCCAGGACGCCCAAGGCCGTGGTTGAGCGGATCAACCGCGAAATGAACAGCGTGCTGGCCGACAAGGCCGTGCAGAAAAAAATCCAGGATCAGGGCGCGGAAGTTGAAACCGGCACCCCCGAACAACTCAAGACCCTGGTGCAAAAAGAAGCGGTCCGCTGGAAAAGCGTCATAGCGGCTGCAAAGATCAAGGCTGAATAA
- a CDS encoding 4-oxalomesaconate tautomerase: MLNRKIPCVLMRAGTSRGPFFLREWLPEGDEARDQALIGAIGASDPLQLDGLGGGSTLNSKVAIVSRSSQPGCDLDYLFAQVGVGHQSVDTRPNCGNMLSGVAPFAIEQGLIPAQDGHTTARIYNVNTGARIDVTVCTPGGRVTYEGDARIDGVAGTAAPILLNFLDAWGAITGQLFPTGQRIDVIDGLELTCIDAAMPLMILRASDLGLTGRERPAELDADTALLARIEALRLVAGARMGLGDVSGSVIPKPVLVSAGDGPLSITSRYFTPRRCHASHAVTGAIGVATAFALPGTVASGMARTAGKHPLTVLHPAGQIDIEVELQGEGQDATIERAALVRTARKIMQGELHLPGYVFPRSSPDLAASLDAALPFPGKDIQIIVPTSAGGGNDTMARTLTRKLGPVLGQSVTVDNRAGANGSIASEYVAAAQPDGHTLMFGYIATHGINPALQALRYDPVADFAPIGLVGHSPTLLVVHADLPVHSVAELVKLIRSQPGRFSYASAGEGTAPHLAAELFRLRTGITLPGLAHAGAAPAIADTARGNAQLMFPSLFTAQPYLRSGKLRALAVAGPARLASLPDLPTLAEAGVAGIELTQWYALFAPARTPAPVVAQLNSALNTVLQDPEIIARFDADGAQVQTSTPEELHRLLLAERLKWRQVVQQTGLRMEPQAAE; encoded by the coding sequence ATGCTGAACCGAAAAATACCCTGCGTGCTGATGCGCGCCGGCACCTCGCGCGGCCCGTTTTTTTTGCGCGAATGGCTGCCCGAGGGCGATGAGGCCCGCGACCAGGCCTTGATTGGCGCCATCGGCGCTTCAGACCCGCTGCAGCTCGATGGCCTGGGCGGCGGCAGCACGCTCAACAGCAAGGTGGCCATCGTGTCGCGCTCCAGCCAGCCCGGCTGCGACCTGGACTACCTGTTTGCCCAGGTCGGCGTCGGCCACCAGTCGGTGGACACCCGGCCCAACTGCGGCAACATGCTGTCCGGCGTCGCGCCGTTTGCGATTGAGCAAGGCCTGATTCCGGCGCAGGACGGCCACACCACGGCACGGATTTACAACGTCAACACCGGCGCGCGCATCGACGTGACCGTCTGCACGCCCGGCGGCCGCGTCACCTACGAAGGCGATGCCCGGATTGACGGCGTGGCCGGCACCGCCGCGCCGATTCTGCTGAACTTCCTCGATGCCTGGGGCGCCATCACCGGCCAGCTGTTCCCGACCGGGCAGCGCATTGACGTGATCGACGGGTTGGAACTTACCTGCATCGACGCGGCCATGCCGCTGATGATCCTGCGCGCCAGCGACCTGGGCCTGACGGGCCGCGAGCGGCCGGCAGAACTCGATGCCGACACGGCGCTCCTGGCGCGCATCGAAGCGCTGCGCCTGGTGGCCGGCGCCCGCATGGGCCTGGGCGATGTATCGGGCAGCGTGATTCCGAAGCCGGTGCTGGTCAGTGCCGGCGACGGCCCGCTGAGCATCACCTCGCGCTACTTCACGCCCAGGCGCTGCCATGCGTCGCATGCCGTGACCGGCGCCATCGGCGTGGCGACCGCCTTTGCCCTGCCCGGCACGGTGGCCAGCGGCATGGCCAGGACGGCGGGAAAACACCCGCTGACGGTGCTGCACCCGGCCGGGCAGATTGACATTGAAGTCGAGCTGCAAGGCGAAGGCCAGGACGCCACGATTGAGCGCGCCGCACTGGTGCGCACCGCCCGCAAGATCATGCAGGGCGAGTTGCACCTGCCCGGCTATGTGTTTCCCCGATCCAGCCCCGATCTGGCAGCGAGCCTTGATGCGGCACTGCCCTTCCCCGGCAAGGACATCCAGATCATCGTGCCGACCAGCGCCGGTGGCGGCAACGACACCATGGCGCGCACGCTGACGCGCAAGCTCGGTCCGGTGCTGGGCCAGTCGGTGACGGTGGACAACCGCGCCGGGGCCAACGGCAGCATTGCCAGCGAATACGTGGCCGCCGCCCAGCCTGACGGCCATACCCTGATGTTTGGCTACATCGCCACCCACGGCATCAACCCGGCCTTGCAGGCGCTGCGCTACGACCCTGTGGCCGATTTTGCGCCGATCGGCCTGGTCGGCCACTCGCCGACGCTGCTGGTGGTTCACGCCGACCTTCCGGTGCACAGCGTGGCGGAGTTGGTCAAACTGATCCGGTCCCAGCCGGGGCGCTTCAGTTACGCCTCGGCCGGCGAAGGCACGGCGCCGCACCTGGCGGCCGAACTGTTCAGGCTGCGCACCGGCATCACGCTGCCCGGCCTGGCCCATGCCGGGGCGGCACCGGCCATTGCCGACACCGCGCGCGGCAACGCCCAGCTGATGTTCCCCAGCCTCTTTACCGCCCAGCCCTATTTGCGCAGCGGCAAGCTGCGGGCGCTGGCGGTGGCCGGGCCGGCGCGCCTGGCCAGCCTGCCCGATCTGCCCACGCTGGCCGAGGCGGGCGTGGCCGGCATCGAGCTGACGCAGTGGTACGCCTTGTTCGCGCCGGCCAGGACGCCGGCGCCGGTGGTGGCGCAACTCAACAGCGCGCTCAACACCGTGCTGCAAGACCCTGAAATCATCGCCCGCTTCGATGCCGACGGCGCCCAGGTGCAGACCAGCACGCCCGAGGAGTTGCACCGCCTGCTGCTCGCCGAGCGGCTGAAGTGGCGGCAGGTGGTGCAGCAGACGGGCCTGCGTATGGAGCCGCAGGCGGCCGAGTAG
- a CDS encoding NUDIX hydrolase: protein MNTRWKPNVTVAAVIERDFDGVQKFLLVEEETRDGLRFNNPAGHLDPGESPLQACVRETLEETAFHFTPTALVGVYLSRFERTQAGHDEPLDITYLRFTFCGELGAHVAGQPLDKGIVRALWLTVDEIRASAPMHRSPLLLTSLEDYLAGQRFPLDVITTDPSILLRK from the coding sequence ATGAATACACGATGGAAACCCAATGTCACGGTGGCGGCCGTCATTGAACGGGATTTCGACGGCGTCCAGAAGTTTTTGCTGGTCGAGGAAGAAACCCGCGACGGCTTGAGGTTCAACAACCCGGCGGGCCATCTGGACCCCGGCGAAAGTCCGCTGCAGGCCTGCGTGCGCGAGACGCTGGAAGAAACCGCCTTTCATTTCACGCCGACCGCGCTGGTGGGCGTTTACCTGTCGCGCTTTGAACGCACCCAGGCTGGACATGACGAGCCGCTGGACATCACCTACCTGCGCTTTACCTTTTGCGGCGAACTGGGTGCGCATGTGGCCGGCCAGCCGCTGGACAAGGGCATCGTGCGCGCCCTGTGGCTGACCGTCGATGAAATCAGGGCCAGCGCGCCCATGCACCGCAGCCCGCTGCTGCTGACCAGCCTGGAAGACTACCTGGCCGGGCAGCGTTTTCCGCTCGACGTGATCACCACGGACCCTTCCATTTTGCTACGAAAATAA